In Candidatus Methylomirabilota bacterium, the DNA window CCGCCATGGATCTGCCCGGGCGCGCCCGCGTGCTCGGGGAACACCCACTGGACCATCTCGGTGACGGTATCGCTGACCGATGGCATCGGCGTGACGGGTAAAGGCCCCCGGTTCCTCGTGTTTCTATCATGCGGCTCCGGGCAAGTCCACCGGGCCGCCTCGCCTCGACGCGCGCTCGTCAGGGGCTCAGGACGACGCGGTCGAGCCGGTGGAACCCGCTGGGGTGCAGGCGAAGATTCCGGACCTCGGGCCGGGTCACGACCCAGTGCAACCGGACGTAGAGCGGGAGCCAGGGCGCCTCCTCGGCGAGGAGGCTCTGCGCCCGCGCGTACACCCGCTGGCGCTCGAGACGGCTGGAGAGCTGACTGCCCCGGATGAGCAGATCGTCGAGGCGCGGATTCCGGTAGAAGGACAGGTTCCAGGCCAGCGCGCCCTTGCGCGCGCCCTCGCTGGTCGACAGCGGGTAGAGCAGCAAGTGGGGATCGCCGCCGTCCACCTGTGCCTCGGCCAGCGCCACTTGATGCTCTCCATTCTGGGCGAGCTTGAGCGCAGTCTCGGGCTGAAGCGCGGCCACCGTGAGGGTCACGCCCCTCGGTGCAAGCGCCTCGCGCAGGGCCTCCGCCAGCCGGGCGCCCTCGATGGGGGCGGCCAACGGCGTCACCGTGAGTCCGACCGAGATGGCACGCAGCGCCCCGCCCTCGACGAGCAGGCGCCGGGCCGTCTCCCCACGATCTTCGGGCGGCTTGGGGGCAGGCTGCGCCGCCCATACGCCCGGAGGCAGCAGCGCGGTCAGCGGCACCGCGTAGGGCTCGAGCGCGGCGGCCAGCGCGCCCTGATCGAGCGCGGCGGCCATCCCCTGGCGTATGCGCTTGCGGAGGAATGGCTCGCGCTCGGTCTGGAGCGCCAGGTACCCGATACGCCAGCCGGGGATGGCGAGCGCCCCGGTCATGCGCGCCGGCGCCCCGGCAGGCACGTAGAGATCGAGGGCGCGGGCGTCGAGCTCGGTGGCGGCGCGCACGTCGTCGCCCTGCTCGAGGAGGACCATGCGACTCGAGCGCGGAGGCCCGCCCCAGTACGCCGGATTGGCCTCGAGCACCATGCGCCCCGGTGCCGTCTCTGCAACCAGAAATGCGCCCGTGCCCAGCCAGCGTGCGGCGCCGTCGGGGCCCTTGGTCACCCGGACGATGGACATCGCGGGGTGGGCGAGCACGGTGAGCAGCGGCGCATAGGGAAGGTTCAGGACGATCTGCACGGTACGGGCATCCGGCGTCTTCACCGCCTTCACGACGCCCGGGGCCCCGCGCAGCAGACGGGGCACCACCGGATTCGCCGACGGCGCGTGTGACGCGCCGGGAAAGAGCAGGCGCTCGAGGCTCGCCGCGACCTCGGCCGAAGTCAGCGGGGTGCCGTCGTGGAAGCGCACGCCCTCTCGCAGCCGGAACGACCAGGCCAAGCCGTCGCGTGAGACCTGCCACTGGGTGGCCAGGCCGGGCTCCACGTCGCTCGTTCCATCTCTGTACTGGAGGAGCGTGTCGAAGATCTGGCGGACGACGAGCCCTGCAGGCGTTTCCACGGCAAGAGCCGGATCCAGCGTGGCCGGGAGTGCGGACAGCCCCACGCGGAGGATGCCGCCCTGGGCGAAGGCGCGCCCGTCGGCGATCGCGAGCACGAGGGCGAGCGCAGCGACGACGCGGCCTGCGCGCGAGGGCATGTCGTAGTTATACGCCCGCCCTCGGCAAATTTTCGTCGTTCCGTCGGCACTTTTTTGATGCTTTCTGTCGGTCCGGCCGAGGGGCGTGCGATCATGTCAAGGCCCATGTCATTGGATACGCAGCATTCCAGGATCGGCCCGGACGTGGCACAGAGCTTGCCCCGAAGGAATTGCAGGGTCGCGTCGGCGAGCGAGACGGCGCGACGCACGGGGCTTCACGAGCGAGGAACCGAGCCCGAGAACCCGGCGTTTGACACGGTGAGCGGTGATGGAGCGGCAGCGGTCAGAGCAAGGGAAAGTTCAAATGAATTCGATGGATGTGAATGGTCATTCAGGGCCAATTCCCTTGACTTGCCGCAAAACCGACCCCTATACTGAGGTCGCGTGTGGGGACTTTCGCCCCCGAAGATGGGCGCGCCTAACGCGAAGCCCGCTGAATCACTGAGAAAGGAACGGGCGGACATGAAGGAGTTCGAGAAGAAACCGAACCCGAGTCGAGAGCCCGCGTCGGATGGGATGAAGGGGCTCTCCAAGTTCCTTCCCATGACCGATTCGAACTACCGCCGCCGTCTCACCGAGTACGAGGTGCAGGTCCAGGATCTCCAGACCTACGTGCGCTCGCTCGAGGCGGAGACGGTGCGCCTGCGGAAGAAGGTCGAGGACGCGCCCAAGGAGTCGATGGTCCTCGAGAACAAGCTGCGCGAGGCGAACCGCCAGCTCGTGCAGTCGTTCAACCAGAACGAGAAGCTCGTCAACGCGCTCTACGAGGCGCGCGAGCAGATCTCCTCGCTGCGCGAGGAAGTCGACAAGCTCTGCGCGCCGCCGTCGACGTACGGCGTGTATCTCTCCGTCAACGAGGACGCCACCGTCAACATCCTCTCGCAGGGGCGCAAGGTGAAGGTCAACCTGCATCCCTCGATCAAGGCCGAGGACATCAAGCCCGGCCAGGAGCTGGTGCTGAACGAGGGCCTCAACGTCGTCGAGACGGCAGGCTACGAGATCCAGGGCGAGGTGGTCATCCTCAAGGAGCTCCTCGACGAAGCGCGCGCGGTGGTCACTCTCCGCGCCGACGAGGACAAGGTCGGTATAATCGCCGACCCGCTCCGGAGCGAGAAGCTGAAGGTCGGCGACCACATCCTGATGGACGGCAAGAGCGGCTACCTGCTCGAGAAGCTTCCCAAGAGCGAAGTCGAGGACCTCACGCTCGAGGAAGTGCCGGACATCAGCTACGAGAACATCGGCGGCCTGTCCACCCAGCTCGAGACCATCAAGGACGCGGTGGAGCTGCCGTACCTCTACGCCGACTACTACAAGGAGCATCACCTCGCCCCGCCGAAGGGGGTGCTGCTCTACGGGCCTCCCGGCTGCGGCAAGACCATGATCGCGAAGGCGGTGGCCAACAACCTCGCCGCGCGCATCTCGGAGAAGCGCGGCGAGAAGGTGAAGGGCTTCTTCCTCAACATCAAGGGCCCCGAGCTGCTCAACAAGTACGTGGGCGAGACCGAGCGGAAGATCCGCGAGATCTTCATCAAGGCCCGCGAGAAGGCCGCCGAGGACGTGCCGGTGGTGGTGTTCTTCGATGAGATGGACGCCCTCTTCCGCACCCGCGGCTCCGGCATCTCGTCGGACGTCGAGACCACGATCGTGCCGCAGCTCCTCGCCGAGATCGACGGCGTCGAGCACCTGCGCAACGTGATCGTGATCGGCGCCTCCAACCGCCAGGACCTCATCGACCCCGCCATCCTGCGGCCGGGTCGGCTGGACGTGAAGATCAAGATCGAGCGTCCGGACGGGACGGCGGCGGTGGAAATCTTCAACAAGTACATGACGACCGAGCTCCCCATCCACCAAGACGAGGTGCGCCAGAGCAGCGGCGACGCCCAGGCCGCGGTGGATCGCATGATCGCGGCCACCGTCGAGGAGATGTACAACCTCGGCGAGGACAACCGCTTCCTCGAGGTGACCTACGCCAACGGCGACAAGGAGGTGCTCTACTTCAAGGACTTCTCGTCCGGGGCAATGATCGAGTCCATCGTGCGGCGGGCCAAGAAGCTGGCGCTCAAGCGCTACATCCAGTCCGCCGAGAAGGGCATCAAGGTCGACGACCTGATCAACGCCGTTCGCGAGGAGTTCAAGGAGAACGAGGATCTCCCGAACACCACGAATCCCGACGACTGGGCCAAGATCGCCGGCAAGAAGGGCGAGCGCATCGTCTACGTGAAGCCGCTCATGGGCGAGACCAAGGAAAAGAAGCGCGACGTCGAGCGCGTCATCAATACCGGTCAGTACCTCTAATGGCGTAGCCGCACTGGCGTAACCGCGGCGGGGGCCCTGCGCCCCCGCCGCGCCTCCGCGCCCCCCTCCGCCCCCGAGTCGGCGAGGTGGTGTCGGCGGAGGCCGAGCCGTCGTCGCAACCCCGGGGGATTCATGGCGCTTCCGAAGGTGATGGGCATCGAGACCGAGTACGGCATCCTCGTCCGGAACCAGCCCGACTTCAATCCGATCCTGTCCTCGCTGCTCCTCATCAACTCCTACGAGACCTACCGCTCGTCCCGCATCCGGTGGGACTACGAGGCGGAGAGCCCGCTGCGCGACGCCCGAGGCTTCGAGTACGCCGAGGACAAGGATGTTCCCTCCAAGGAAGAGTCGCGCCTGATCAACCTGATCCTGTCCAACGGCGCGCGTTTCTACGTGGACCACGCGCACCCGGAGTATTCCTCGCCCGAGACCACGAACCCGCGCGACTGCGTGATCTGGGATCGCGCGGGGGAGCGGATCCTCGACCTCGCCCGCACCCGGGCCGAGGCGGTGTCCCCGCCCGAGCAGCGGATCCTGATCTACAAGAACAATACCGACTCCAAGGGCAACTCCTACGGCACCCACGAGAACTACTTGATGGACCGCAAGGTCCCCTTCGCCCGGATCGTCCAGCATCTCCTCCCCTTCTTCGTGAGTCGCCAGATCTACACCGGCGTGGGCAAGGTCGGCGCCGAGAACAACACCGAGCACTGCGACTTCCAGATCTCCCAGCGAGCGGACTTCCTGGAGACCGAGGTGGGGCTGGAGACGATGCACAGCCGGCCGATCATCAACACCCGGGACGAGCCGCACGCCGACCCCGAGAAGTACCGGCGGCTCCACGTGATCGTGGGCGACGCCAACATGTGCGAGATCGCCAACTACCTCAAGTGCGGGACCCTCGCCCTCGTGCTCGGCCTCATCGAGGACGACGTGCTCGACAAGGACCTGTCGCTGGAGAATCCCGTCCTCAGCTACCGAAAGGTCTCGCGAGATCTCACCTGCCGCGAGACGCTCCGCCTCAAGGACGGGCGCGAGATGAGCGCCATCGACATCCAGTGGGAGTTCTACCGGCAGGCGCGGCGGTACTACGAGCGGGCGCCGGAGTCGTGGGTGCGGGACGTGCTGGATCGCTGGGAGGGGATACTGACTCGCCTCGGCCGCGATCCCCTCTCCTGCGATCGCGAGATCGACTGGGTGATCAAGTACCAGCTCATCGAGCGGTACCGCGAGAAGCACGCGCTCAGCTGGTCCGACTCCCGCGTGGCGATGATCGACCTTCAGTACCATGACATCCGCCCCGGGCGCGGGCTCTTCCTCAAGCTCGAGGAATCCGACGCGGTGGACCGCCTCGTCACCGAGGACGAGGTGACCAAGGCCATCTACGATCCGCCCAAGGACACCCGCGCGTACTTCCGCGGGATGTGCCTGCAGAAGTACTCCGACGAGGTGGTGTCGGCCTCCTGGGACTCCGTGATCTTCGACCTCAAGGAAGGCCCCCTCAAGAAGATCTTCATGCTGGAGCCGCTGCGCGGCACCGAGGCCCACGTCCGGCAGCTCTTCGCAGACTCGCCGACCGCCGGCGATCTCCTGCGGAACCTCGGCAAGCCGGCCGGCGACGTATGACGCTCGGGTCCTGGGAGCGCGCATTCCAGAACCGGTCCTCCTCGAGCTTCTTCGAGCATCTCCGCCAGACCGCGCCGCACCTGCTGCCCGGCGGGGAGGCGATTCCCGGTGAACCCTTCAGCCCCGGCGCGATGCCGTCCGTGCCCCACGGCACCACCGTGCTGGCGCTGCGCTATCGCGACGGTGTCGTCATCGCGGGTGACCGCCAGGCCAGCGAGGGCTATCAGGTCGCCCACCGCCGCATCGAGAAGATCTTCAAGGCCGACGATCTCTCCGCCGTCGGGATCGCGGGCGCGGCGGGGCCGGCGATGGAGATGGCACGGCTCTTCCAGACCGAGCTCGAGCACTACGAGAAGGTGGAGGGCGAGAACCTCTCGCTCGACGGCAAGGCCAACCGCCTGGGGGCGATGATCCGCGCGAACCTCCCCATGGCCATGCAAGGCCTCGTGGTCGTGCCGATCTTCGCCGGCTTCGACGAGCGGGCGGGCGTGGGCCGGCTCTTCAAGTACGACGTGACCGGCGGCCGCTACGAGGAGGCCGATTATTTCGCGCAGGGCTCCGGCGGCAAGGATGCCCGTGACTCGCTGAAGAAGAGCTTCCGGCGGGACATGCCGAAGGACGA includes these proteins:
- the prcB gene encoding proteasome subunit beta gives rise to the protein MTLGSWERAFQNRSSSSFFEHLRQTAPHLLPGGEAIPGEPFSPGAMPSVPHGTTVLALRYRDGVVIAGDRQASEGYQVAHRRIEKIFKADDLSAVGIAGAAGPAMEMARLFQTELEHYEKVEGENLSLDGKANRLGAMIRANLPMAMQGLVVVPIFAGFDERAGVGRLFKYDVTGGRYEEADYFAQGSGGKDARDSLKKSFRRDMPKDDAMRAALEALVDAADEDLGTGGPDFQRGIYPTVKTITRSGITDLADEDIRRTLEAILNTRGRN
- a CDS encoding ABC transporter substrate-binding protein; translation: MPSRAGRVVAALALVLAIADGRAFAQGGILRVGLSALPATLDPALAVETPAGLVVRQIFDTLLQYRDGTSDVEPGLATQWQVSRDGLAWSFRLREGVRFHDGTPLTSAEVAASLERLLFPGASHAPSANPVVPRLLRGAPGVVKAVKTPDARTVQIVLNLPYAPLLTVLAHPAMSIVRVTKGPDGAARWLGTGAFLVAETAPGRMVLEANPAYWGGPPRSSRMVLLEQGDDVRAATELDARALDLYVPAGAPARMTGALAIPGWRIGYLALQTEREPFLRKRIRQGMAAALDQGALAAALEPYAVPLTALLPPGVWAAQPAPKPPEDRGETARRLLVEGGALRAISVGLTVTPLAAPIEGARLAEALREALAPRGVTLTVAALQPETALKLAQNGEHQVALAEAQVDGGDPHLLLYPLSTSEGARKGALAWNLSFYRNPRLDDLLIRGSQLSSRLERQRVYARAQSLLAEEAPWLPLYVRLHWVVTRPEVRNLRLHPSGFHRLDRVVLSP
- the dop gene encoding depupylase/deamidase Dop, whose product is MALPKVMGIETEYGILVRNQPDFNPILSSLLLINSYETYRSSRIRWDYEAESPLRDARGFEYAEDKDVPSKEESRLINLILSNGARFYVDHAHPEYSSPETTNPRDCVIWDRAGERILDLARTRAEAVSPPEQRILIYKNNTDSKGNSYGTHENYLMDRKVPFARIVQHLLPFFVSRQIYTGVGKVGAENNTEHCDFQISQRADFLETEVGLETMHSRPIINTRDEPHADPEKYRRLHVIVGDANMCEIANYLKCGTLALVLGLIEDDVLDKDLSLENPVLSYRKVSRDLTCRETLRLKDGREMSAIDIQWEFYRQARRYYERAPESWVRDVLDRWEGILTRLGRDPLSCDREIDWVIKYQLIERYREKHALSWSDSRVAMIDLQYHDIRPGRGLFLKLEESDAVDRLVTEDEVTKAIYDPPKDTRAYFRGMCLQKYSDEVVSASWDSVIFDLKEGPLKKIFMLEPLRGTEAHVRQLFADSPTAGDLLRNLGKPAGDV
- the arc gene encoding proteasome ATPase, with translation MTDSNYRRRLTEYEVQVQDLQTYVRSLEAETVRLRKKVEDAPKESMVLENKLREANRQLVQSFNQNEKLVNALYEAREQISSLREEVDKLCAPPSTYGVYLSVNEDATVNILSQGRKVKVNLHPSIKAEDIKPGQELVLNEGLNVVETAGYEIQGEVVILKELLDEARAVVTLRADEDKVGIIADPLRSEKLKVGDHILMDGKSGYLLEKLPKSEVEDLTLEEVPDISYENIGGLSTQLETIKDAVELPYLYADYYKEHHLAPPKGVLLYGPPGCGKTMIAKAVANNLAARISEKRGEKVKGFFLNIKGPELLNKYVGETERKIREIFIKAREKAAEDVPVVVFFDEMDALFRTRGSGISSDVETTIVPQLLAEIDGVEHLRNVIVIGASNRQDLIDPAILRPGRLDVKIKIERPDGTAAVEIFNKYMTTELPIHQDEVRQSSGDAQAAVDRMIAATVEEMYNLGEDNRFLEVTYANGDKEVLYFKDFSSGAMIESIVRRAKKLALKRYIQSAEKGIKVDDLINAVREEFKENEDLPNTTNPDDWAKIAGKKGERIVYVKPLMGETKEKKRDVERVINTGQYL